The Diabrotica virgifera virgifera chromosome 4, PGI_DIABVI_V3a genome segment CAAATAAAgtttcatattatttaaatttgtaaTGTTGCAAATATATATGTGTAAATTTGATGATCGAATGGGATAACTAAagaaatcttcttttttcttaacAGATTTTCCATGTATGAATATTTTACCACCTTTTTCTGATGCAGAATTCATTTGAacaatgtcattgtcatttgttaaaaaccatgaatttttgaaaacattacttaaacaaaaattatgagaATAAATGTAGCACTTGATAACATTCCCCCTTTTCTTAATTTCTGGCTGTAAACTTGTCTTTTTTGTATCATTGCTCAATATTAAATTTCTTTCGCCAATTCTATTAACAATTTGCTGCAAACTGTTATTTCCTTGGcgcaataatttttttagttgaaATAATGTATTCTCAAATGGGTACGTAGATATTGTAAAAAGTTGTCCAAATCTATTAACATCATCAACCACATGTTCTAAGTTATGAATGTTGCTTGTAATAAATTGTACGCCATAAATAATCTTAAAATCATctatatatttttcaaacattAATTGGGCAACCGAACGATTTTCAGCATACATGTCAGAAGAACATATTCTAACAGCaacaaaaagaagtaaaaaatgtttataaacgtcAGTGTTCAAcacatcttttaaaataacaaTTCCAATATAATTAAGAAAATTGCGCCATTCTACTCCTTTCCAGTATGCCAGGCAATCTAATCCTCTTGTGGAACGATGAATTTCAGATGGAAGTTTCACAGATATTAAATGTTTGGAGATCCTCTCAATATCACGAGCACATAGCTTACTTGAGAAACCCATAGAACCATCTTTCCATCCTGTTAGACAACGCTTCATCACACCTAGCTCTAAAAGATGTAGTTCATCTGCTACTATAAAATCCTGCACCATGTCAACTtcggaaattttcaaaattggtgacTCTTGCCCTTTATGGTGCTTACCATAATGTTTACTTCTGAATTTTGCATCAGTTCTAAGAGGACATTTTATATCAGGAAATACAACAGTTCGAGAAAGATAAGAATATTCGCCTTCAGTAGTGCATTTAAGGCATCCATTAATCCCATTGAAATTGACTACACCTGTAAAATAAACTAGTCAATttaagcaataattaaaaaaaacagataCCTTTAATAAATGCCCGTGCAGGTGAATCGCAGATAAAGCATCTAATTTTTATGTGAATCATATGCCCATTAACACAGAGTCCATTTGATTGCAGCCGCTTAACATCCTCAACAAAAGGCTCCAAAAATTCATTTATATCTAGAGGCTTGTTATTTCCATGGAAAATGCCAACAATCATAGGTTGTATATCAGGCATTTCATATATGCTACATAAAATTGGCCAAAACTGACGTTTGGAACTATTATATATTGGCAACCGATCTATATTTACATTGAGCTGTATTAACATGtcttttgacaagtttttaaaagtgTTCGTTAGACAAACGTCAAGACCTTGATGCCAATATTCTCCACCCtgtataactttacaactttttttcgtattttttggcgtttttaaTAATGTTCTAGCATCGATAAATAAACTAGAATCATACTGTCTCTTGATTATTTGTAGGAGATCTTTTAGAGCTGCATGTGTAATATTATGTCGGATTGCCCAATTTCCTAATTCGGTACTTGAACAAGGCAATAATTGCGTTTCAGTATCTTCTGTTTTAAAAATGTCTTCATCAATAAACTGGTCACCATCATCTGATGTTTCACTGGTTTCCATTAGATTATCGTCAAGATCACTTGATGTGCTAGAAATACACTCCTGTTCTTTAGAACCTAtgtaacaaattattttttatttaaaatatactcacaaaattaaaacaaaattacctgatccTGATGCTGTGTCGTTAGCTTTTGAATGAGAAGAAACACTACTTggtgcatatagattttttaaaaactcttCATAATTTGAACGGTTTACCTTTAATTTTCGGTAATAATggccagatttttttatttttttaaaattttgaattgattttttatccatattttttaaatattaagtaAAGCACAGTGTatatcttttatctaaataattaaaattatatagCAAATATAAGCAATTGTATAATACTTAATAATCATCAGCTGCAGAAGCCATTTTTCATCGAACTTAAGTATACACCTTTTGCAACGAATATGAacgatttaattaaattaaagctCCTTTTCAGCTTTATATCAGCTTTTATAAAGTTGCTGATTAAAAGTACTTACAAAAGTTCTGGACAAGCACTATTTCAGCCCAGAATATAACTGAATAGAGAAGGTTGAATAATGTATTATGAACTGACTTAAATAGCGCTTCCCCAGCCTCTTGTTCAGTTTTTTTTACATTGTTGATCAAAAGTAGACAAAAATTCTGCAGCAGCGCTAGTTCAGCTTAGCATTCAGCTGAATAAGATATGCTGAATACTATAATACAAAGTGCCTTAAATAGCGCTTCTCCAGTCTAATATTCAGCTTAAGTCAATTGGCTGCAAAAGGGCTTACAAATAATCTGAAGCAGTGTTTGTTCGACATATTAAACAGCAAAATAGCTTAAACAGCCTTTGTCACTTTTATGCGACTACTAATCAGCTGCAGTACTCAGTATTTAGCTTGACCAGCTATTATATGTTTGTTGGGTACTTCCTTAGTAAGACTTCGATTTTTGTTTTCTTGTGGTTCTATTATTTATTCTGCAGTTCCTATTATGCTGTATTTATGTTTTTCTTCTTATCTtattctttaagtaccgtgcccaaatttttaggcgtgggtagcttccataacaatttgccgatatcgttctcgatcttgtgcggcatgtaacaattgatctgctgataagctgCATCATTTCATTGatgaaggtttcggagccatgaatatttctttcgaccaattcctctttttccgtcgatctttccattgagtattaactgcagcatcctgtatctgctacctctcattatatgccccagatattcaagtttcctcttttttatcatcttctttaagtcaccttcgccttgacctactctgtttaagacttctctgttagaaatgctttgaacccaagatattctgagcattctacgatatgaccacatgtcaaaggcttctaatttgttcatcatgttaaccttcatgatccaggtttcacatccatatagtaatacaggatacacataacattttaggaacttgattcttagttgtaaattcagctgagagttgctcagaatatatctaagtttcataaatgctcctcttgcaatttctatacgagttttaatttctttatccggatttagtgtctcgtttatccaacatcctaggtatttcaaatggttaacttttgttattaattCATCACTTAGTTCatcaattagttgcatagggccgacgtctagtttactaaccacaagtaactttgtctttgttgcatttatgttaagtccgttattggagattggagcattctctagtgactcgatcaataaggaattgaagatcttcgatattttcagccatgatcgcggtgtcgtctgcatatctgatgttgttaatagtttctcccccgatgcgaactccacattgtccttccaaggcttcattaaaaattatttctgagtatacgttaaacaaagttggggataacacacaaccctgtctgacacctctttgaatgcaaattttgtctgtttctttgccgtctaccagaacagaagcttcttgattccaatatagatgttgtaaaagtctcagatctttatcatctattccaatcatttctagatattcaaacaacctatcatgttgaactctatcaaacgccttctcaaaatctataaagcagacgtaaattggtttctgtacttcccatgatcgttgaagtaatgttaacattgagaacaaagcttcccttgttcccaatccttctctgaaaccgaattgtttgtttcccattgtctcttcacatttctgcttgattctattaagaattatcttaagaagtagcttgagagagtggctcatgagactaattagtctaaagtctttacatgatgatgtattaggtttttttgggagtggaataaatgtagactccaaccatatctgtggcatcattccagtctcgtatacatggttataaatgtttgttaattgtgagacattatcgtcatccagaagtttgagccagtctgatggtatttgatcagggcctggagatttcccatttttgctctgtttgatggctttctctacttccgcctttaaaatactaggaccagtattcgtatactttgtggtgttaagtggtggcctcgtatccaggaagagctcttttatatagttagtccattcttcctttttttcatccaagtcgagaattatgttacctttggagtttctcataaagtgaggagttctttttctctgagtgtaggtaatttctttaagctttttatgtatattaaactcgtcatgttttctttgtagttcttccatttcacgacatctttgttccatccagtcctcttttgctcgcttaacctcgtatcttatttgtcgatatatctctctataccgaatctcgtctttgtttttccaatttcttctttgttgaataaggtctagtattttatcggtcatccaatcctttttctttattgggtctttttttggtttcaaaacttcgtttgctatggtgaccatggcggaattcatgatatctagattttgaccgatattttcttgttcagatctttctaactgttttttaatctcacgatttatcttatttccgaactcatctgctattacggcatttcttaggagtcgagtattaggtttcttctgcgttgtgggggcttttattctttttagttttagtttgaatccagcacagagcagattatggttagttgctgcgtctgcacttgggtatgtttttgcagatgtaatactgtttctaaaccgtctattaatgataatgtagtcaatttgatttcttcTTATACTGCAAttcttctgttgttttatttcttgtgttttcaatttatctaTGTTCcatttcattatttttctttccttgctaatatttattttggatatttcttctttaattttgctattagtaGTAGGTGATGAGTTGGCTTTTCTATAAGATCTCACATCTTGTACTCTTTGTGTCTACTTTTTTGAAATTAATACATGCTCTTTATTATTGCCATCCTTTCTTCCCTGTATCATCCATGTTATCTGGTGTTTTCTTTTGTGTGCATGTTTTGTACTGACTATAATATATATGTGTTTGTTGAGgatgctaggttgcagatttttCCTCTATCGTTTGTGACTTCATGTATGGTTGTTTGCacaccatattttttatttcggtTGTTATAATCTTCCCTTCCCGCTGGACTATTATATATgtaccaaaataaaaaaaaatattggtataatttcaaacatttttattagataaatataaTTTGGTTCATCCTTTTAATCAGAATATACCTATTCTAATTAACAATAAATCCTCTCTTATCGGCAAATAGAGTAATAATCTGTAATGTATCACGTCACTCAAATATTCCTTAGTAAAATACGCATATTTGAAATGGTGATTAATAGTAATCTCTTAAGTCAGATGTAAATCAAATATGTGACTGATATCACCAATCAGATAACTGAATAATCCTTTTCTTATCCCCAATGTGAAGGTATAGCCATATTAAAACACACAGTATtggtaaaactttttattaattacattatttttATCTTAAATCAACAGTgaactcaaacagggtgatgcgttatctccactactttttaaccttgtattagagaaagccatgaggtcggccgaaataaaaacagaattgCTATTGGTTCAAGATCCCAAGCTAGTTATTACTAGCATACCCAAATGACATTGAtatcgttggagactccatcctatctataaaagacattttcaacaaggtggaaggagcaacaagcgaagtagggctgaggattaatgaacagaaaacgaaatatatgtgtataaatagaacgacacgaagatacaggataggacaaaatgtgacggtcaacaccttcaatttcgaaaaagTACAACGTTTTAattatctgggggccgtaatcacagctgataACGATGATactaaagaaataaaagacatAATCCAATCGGCAAATcactgtctattcgcactggat includes the following:
- the LOC114331222 gene encoding uncharacterized protein LOC114331222 yields the protein MPDIQPMIVGIFHGNNKPLDINEFLEPFVEDVKRLQSNGLCVNGHMIHIKIRCFICDSPARAFIKGVVNFNGINGCLKCTTEGEYSYLSRTVVFPDIKCPLRTDAKFRSKHYGKHHKGQESPILKISEVDMVQDFIVADELHLLELGVMKRCLTGWKDGSMGFSSKLCARDIERISKHLISVKLPSEIHRSTRGLDCLAYWKGVEWRNFLNYIGIVILKDVLNTDVYKHFLLLFVAVRICSSDMYAENRSVAQLMFEKYIDDFKIIYGVQFITSNIHNLEHVVDDVNRFGQLFTISTYPFENTLFQLKKLLRQGNNSLQQIVNRIGERNLILSNDTKKTSLQPEIKKRGNVIKCYIYSHNFCLSNVFKNSWFLTNDNDIVQMNSASEKGGKIFIHGKSVKKKEDFFSYPIRSSNLHIYICNITNLNNMKLYLLENVVCKMVVIKYNESKIVFIPLLHTIKNKQNLNVN